In the Candidatus Hinthialibacter antarcticus genome, ACACCAATGTTGCGCGCCCGCCGTTCGCGGGCGGAGCGATGACGTAATGCTGATATTGCGCCCCCGTCGGCGTACAAATTGGAGAGCCTGATGAGCGACCCCAGCAAGCCGGTTCCATTTTTCGCCCAAGTCATTCAAAACTTTGATGCAGCGCTCCCGTTTACGCCTTATCCACAGGGATTGCTCGAGCAAGTGAAGCAGTGCAACAGCGTTTACCACTTCACGTATCCGCTCGAGCGCGACAACGGCGAGATCGAAGTTATTCACGCCTGGCGCGCCGAACACAGCCACCACCGCTCCCCGACCAAGGGCGGCATCCGCTACGCCGCCAATGTGAATGAAGACGAAGTCACGGCGTTGGCGGCGCTGATGACCTATAAATGCGCCGTGGTCGACGTACCCTTCGGCGGCGCCAAGGGCGGGGTGAAGATTTCGAAACACAATTATTCGAAAGACGAGTTAGAGCGCATCACCCGGCGGTATACCTTTGAATTGAACCAAAAGAATTTCATCGGCCCCGGGGTCGACGTGCCCGCGCCTGACTTCGGCACCGGGCCCCAGGAAATGGCCTGGATCGCCGATACCTACAGTGCGCTTAACCCGGATGATCTAAACGCGGTCGGCTGCGTCACCGGCAAACCGGTCTCGATGGGCGGCGTCAATGGACGCACCGAAGCGACTGGCCTGGGCGTGTTTTACGGCATCCGCGAAGCGTGCAGCGTCAAAGAAGACATGGAAGCGCTCGGCCTCGCGCCGGGCGTCGAAGGCAAGCGGGTCGTCATTCAAGGCTTCGGCAACGTGGGCTATCACGCCGCCAAGTTTTTACACGATCACGGCGCCAAGGTGGTTTGCATCATTGAATATGATTGCGCGGTTTTCCGTGAAGAAGGCCTCTCGCCTGAGCATGTGGCTAACTACCGCAAAGAAGAGGGCACCTTTAAAAATTACCCCACAGCGGAAACCATCGAAGATTGCGCCGCCGCGCTTGAAATGGAATGCGACATTTTGGTCCCGGCTGCGTTAGAGAGCCAGATTACGATTGATAACGTCCATCGCATTAAAGCCAAGATCGTGGCGGAAGCCGCCAACGGCCCGGTGACAGCGGAGGCCAGCGCGATCTTGCATAAAACCGGCGTGTTGGTGCTGCCGGATTTATACCTCAACGCGGGCGGCGTCACGGTTTCGTATTTTGAATGGATCAAAAACTTGCAGCATATTCGTTTTGGCCGTATGACCAAACGCTTCGACGACCGCTTTCACAAAACCATCGTTGACATCATCGAAGAAACCACTGGCAAGAAATTAGATGAGTCGCTGATTAAAAAAATAGGCAGCGGCGCTGATGAAAAAGACATGGTCTACGCCGGGCTTGAAGACACCATGATTAACGCGTTCCACCGGATCCACGATATTAAAAATAAAGAAAACAGCGATATCGACCTGCGCACCGCCGCGTTTACGGACGCGATTCACAAAATTGTGCAATCCTATCTCGAGAAAGGCATTTTCCCCTAAGCGGGAAGCGGGTGGTTTTTTCTTTTCGGTGAATCAACCGCCTTGAAGACGGGGCGCAGACGCGGTAATTTGAAGTGCTGGCGTTTGGGGCCGCGAAGCACGGGGACGCTCCAACCCGCAGACCCTATCACTAGACAATCAACCGATTCGGAGGAAGGGAGTTTATATTATGACCGCTTGTTTTCACCCTAGCATTGAGGGCGCCCAGCACGGCGCCAAAAGTCTCGATGAATTTCTAGCCTTTGCCAAAGCGTCTGGCGCTGCTGGCGCGCAACCCTCAAACTTTATGTTGGAGGACGGGAAAGGCGGCTTTAAACCCGCATCTGAAGTTAAAGACGCGTTCGCCAAACACGGTCTTGCCATCGACGGCATTTCGAGCCATTGCCCCTTCTGGGTGCATACCTCGGCCTGGACCGGTACGAAAAGCATCCGTCCGTTCATTCCCGGCGAGGTCGCCAAAAAATCGCTCAGCGAAATCGAACAATGGGCGGAAGATTATATTTTGAAATTCATGGATTATGCAGCCGAACTCGGCGTTAAAGTGCTGCCCATGTTCTGGGGTGTTGCCTTTGGCTGGGAACTCGCCAGCGGCTATCCATGGGGCTTTTGGGCGGGGCCGGATTTTGATCTCATCAAAGAAGGCCAGGAGCGCTTTGTAACCAAGACTGCAAAAATCCGCGAAAAAGCCAATTCGTTAGGCGCGGTTTTGTGCCATGAAATTCACCCCGGCACCGGCGCGATGTGCGCTGACGATTTTCTGATGTTAGTCGACATTTGCGGCGGCGACGCTTCATTGGGCGTCAATGTTGACCCCTCTCACTGTTGGGAAGGCGAGAGTTGGGAAACCCGCTTCTTGAAAGTGGCGCAATATTGCTATGGCTGCCACATCAAGAACCACACCATCCGCCCCGATTTTCCGCTGCGTATGATGGAGTCTGGCTGGCAGAAACGCGGAATGCAGTTTGTTGACCTGCCCTCCGGCGACATTAACATGGTGCGTTTCGCCGAGCTGATGATTACCATTGGGTACCCAGAACTCTATAAAAGCAAAATGGGGACAGCCACGGCGCCATTGGTGGTCGAAGCCGAAAGTGCGCATCGCGATGTAGATGCGTGCAGCGCCAACGGCATCGCCTACGTTCGCGACAATTGCTGCTTCCCTGTGGCGGCGGGTTCGTTTGAAGACGGCATAGGCGCCGACTAATAATCGTTGCGCGTACAATTGATTCACCCAAGCGGGGCGTTGCATTCAGCGCCCCGCTTTTTTATTATTGCATTGTGTCACATGGTGCGTTACAGTATATGATATGATCGAGACATTTGCA is a window encoding:
- a CDS encoding TIM barrel protein; its protein translation is MTACFHPSIEGAQHGAKSLDEFLAFAKASGAAGAQPSNFMLEDGKGGFKPASEVKDAFAKHGLAIDGISSHCPFWVHTSAWTGTKSIRPFIPGEVAKKSLSEIEQWAEDYILKFMDYAAELGVKVLPMFWGVAFGWELASGYPWGFWAGPDFDLIKEGQERFVTKTAKIREKANSLGAVLCHEIHPGTGAMCADDFLMLVDICGGDASLGVNVDPSHCWEGESWETRFLKVAQYCYGCHIKNHTIRPDFPLRMMESGWQKRGMQFVDLPSGDINMVRFAELMITIGYPELYKSKMGTATAPLVVEAESAHRDVDACSANGIAYVRDNCCFPVAAGSFEDGIGAD
- a CDS encoding Glu/Leu/Phe/Val dehydrogenase, encoding MSDPSKPVPFFAQVIQNFDAALPFTPYPQGLLEQVKQCNSVYHFTYPLERDNGEIEVIHAWRAEHSHHRSPTKGGIRYAANVNEDEVTALAALMTYKCAVVDVPFGGAKGGVKISKHNYSKDELERITRRYTFELNQKNFIGPGVDVPAPDFGTGPQEMAWIADTYSALNPDDLNAVGCVTGKPVSMGGVNGRTEATGLGVFYGIREACSVKEDMEALGLAPGVEGKRVVIQGFGNVGYHAAKFLHDHGAKVVCIIEYDCAVFREEGLSPEHVANYRKEEGTFKNYPTAETIEDCAAALEMECDILVPAALESQITIDNVHRIKAKIVAEAANGPVTAEASAILHKTGVLVLPDLYLNAGGVTVSYFEWIKNLQHIRFGRMTKRFDDRFHKTIVDIIEETTGKKLDESLIKKIGSGADEKDMVYAGLEDTMINAFHRIHDIKNKENSDIDLRTAAFTDAIHKIVQSYLEKGIFP